The Perognathus longimembris pacificus isolate PPM17 chromosome 12, ASM2315922v1, whole genome shotgun sequence genome includes the window TGtccttttcacttgaaaaaaaaaatacattacattttgctatatatttgaataaagaaaaacacaaaatggaTGTTTCCAAATGAATGAATCAGTTTCTTTCAGCTGCCTCAGAGACCCACTGAGTATAATGGAAGAGACTATGCTGAACCCTATACTGGTTGGTAAAGCTGTGGCCCCCACCAAGAACTGTTGATGCTCAGGAATTGGTTCTTTCAGACTGAGATGAGCACGGTACCATTGATTATCTCATGTGTTCCTCGTGTGTTTTGTGCATTGGTACACACATAAGAaatggctgggctggggatatagcctagtggcaagagtgcctgcctcggatacacgaggccctaggttcgattccccagcaccacatatacagaaaacggtcagaagcggcgctgtggctcaagtggcagagtgctagccttgagcgggaagaagccagggacagtgctcaggccctgagtccaaggcccaggactggccaaaaaaaaaaaaaaagaaatggctgacTGGCATAAAGGGCCCAGTCCAGCATTACAGAAACTTTTGATAGCGCCCCATTTAGTGTTTAATCCTGAAGTTCTTAGTCTACAAAGCTGGAGCACCCATAATGTGATCCTTAGGAGTATAAAACTCCTTTCTCTCCATTCAATGAAATTCTAGGAGTTTATTAagaagcttttcttctttttttttttttttttcaatgccagtcctggggcttgaactcaaggcctgggcagtgtttgtcagcttttttgctcaaggctgacactctaccgcttgagccacagctccacatccagctttttggtgattaattggagaaagactttcccacctggctggcttcaaacctcaatcctcagatcccagccttctgtgtagctacaGGCACAAAGCAAGAAACTTCATAGCTGCACACAAGCTCTTTCAGTCTTTATGCCTCCTAGATTTTGTTCATGCTCACCCACTTTTCTTGGGAAGAAAGTTTCTTCTTCCCAACCTTATATACTAACTCACTGAATTCCAGTAACAATTAGGAAAAACAtgctaaataaaatttatttcaacactgggagaaaacaaaagtCACATGCTTACAATCGAGACCCTCAATTAGGACCCCCCTACATAGGTGGTGGGGCACCAGTTAGAATGCCTGCCACATGAGGGTTCAGTCCTGCAGTTTGCGATCACACTTCTTTTCCAGCTCTACCACTTCTTTCAGGACCAGGGCCACACTATACCGAAGTTCCTGGAACTTGGCTGTGGGGACCTCCAAGCGGTAGGCGGATCCATCCGATAGCTTCAGCTGTATCAGCACACTTGGCTGTAGGGAACGGGCCAAGGCACTAGTGGAGATTGCTACATCTACCCTCCACCGGAAACTGGAAATGTGGGGTAGCCAGGCCCCTTGCTGCTGGGCCACAGAGTCCAGAAGGGGCCGCTGTCCCCCAAATACCACACTGGCCAAGTCTCCAACCAGGTCTGAGGGAATGCCAAGCTCCTGGAGCTGGTCTTTGAAGATGTCTACCTTCAGGCTAGTAGGGGGCAACCGGAGGGCCTGCTGGAGTATTGTGTATGTGCCTGCAAGTAGAAGACTCAACCGTTCCTCCGGAAAGCTGGCACTGGCACTAAGGTGCTGTATGGCTTCTCGGCAGTCCTCCCCCTGTAGGCTGCTGACTACAAGCTTCAGCAACCTTTTGAATGTGATTCTGTCCAGGTCCTCCATGATCCGGGTCATTGCTGCTACTTCTGGAGGCAGCTGGGGCCCCAAGAAACTGGCCTGGCCAATGTGACTGTCAGCTGGATGATGCAGGTATGGAGCTGCAGCCCCCAATGCAGACATCCTGCTATCTCTTCCTTGATCAGCCCAAGGAGTAAGTCCAAAGTGCAGCTGCCTGGAGCAGGTAAAAGAGAAGGCCAGTGATTTCCCATCCCTAGGTGTCAAAGACCAAGAAAGAAGATTCATGTGATCCTCACCATTGCAATGCAGACTGTGAGAACTACTCTGAATGCCAGAGAAGTGACCATTTGAATCCCAGTAAGGGGAGGCATCCCAGGGGAAGTGACATCTGAGATAAGCAGGGAAGAGAACCAAGAAGCAGGAAACTACACGAGTCCTCTAAGTAACAAACGAAATGAAAggtggagcggggaggggggcagagtaAACTGCTGCTAGGTACCCTATACTACTCAAGCCACAATTCTCACACTATCTCTGGGCTTCTAGACCCGACTGTCCCCTCAGGAGGTCCCAGGCCAAGGGGCTGCTAAACCGCAGACCTGTCTGCTCAGGGACTCCCTTTCCACCGCTGCCAGGGGTCGAACCTGGGACTCTGGTCACGAAGCATTGGGCAACATGTGCGGCACGCAAAGGGGCTGTGACACTACCCGCAGGGCGGCAGCGCCCCTCTCCGCGTGCAAGGACAGCGCGTGGGGTGCGGAACGGGGCGTCCTCGACAGCCGCTTCCCAGGCAGTGACGAACCTCTAGGTTTTCGCTCGCTGCCTCGCCAGAGTCAGAGACCCTTTCTGCTCAGACGGGCTCTCCCCAGGCGCCCGCCAGCagcccgcagcccgcagcccaGGCACCGCCCCACTTCCGGCCAGCTCGTTCGCACCGGCCTTGACTCCGGGCGCAAAAGCAGGCGCTCGGTCCAGCAGGGCAGCAGCCGCTCTGCCCGGGAAGACCCCACCGCGCGCCCTCCCTGGCCCCGCCGACGCCGCGCGCCCTCCTCCGGCCCCGAGGCTACCCGCGCCCCGCACCTGGAGCAAGAGGTCCTCAGCGCCACAGTAGCCGGAAGTAGGGCTGGTCCTCGGAAGTGCACGGAGACACTTCCGGGTCTCCTCTAGGAAACCCGAGGGCTTCCCTCTATGGTCCTGGCTGAGCTGGGAGGTGGTTGCCCTCTGTAGGGTACCAGGCCCAACGGAAGCGGCtgtgacccccgccccccccccccccaggctagccttgaactgtgtgagcttcctgatctccatctctggactagcttggattacaggtgtgagctacttcaTATTACTACAAAAACTTACAAGAATGTATtcactgtggcttagtggtagagcgcttgcctagcatgcatgaagccctgggttcgattccccagcaccacagacacagaaaaagccagaggtggcgctgtggctcaagtggcagagtgctagccttgagcaaaaagaagccagggacagtgctcaggccctgagttcaagccccggaacgggggggggaggggggaaagtatTCATTTCCTAGTACTGCCATAAGAAAGTGCCACAACTTGATGATATAACAAATCTATTTCACAGTTCCAGAATTACAAGTTTAAAATTAGTATTATCATGGTCATGTTCTCTCTGAAGACCCCAAGGATTCTTCTCTGCTTCTTCCAGCCTCTAGTGGTTGCAGCTGTCCTTAGCATTCATTGGAATGTATCACTCTAATCTCTCCTGCACATGGTTTCCCATTTTTGAGTTTCTGTacaaatttccttctttttctttcttttttttcctttggtaaacCAGTACACTAGTCATTGGCTTAGGGCACATCTTATTCTGCTCTAACACAGTTCAACTCATAGCAAAGAATGTTCATAACAGCAGTATTTATAATAGCCAAAGCACTTCAACACAAATAATATATCCCTACAATGAACCAGAATAGACTATTGTTCCCTAAAATGGAATGTTAGGaaaccaagctgggcactgatatctcacacctgtaattgtagctactcagaagactgagattctgaagatcaaggctcaaagcctgAAGAAAAGTTCATCAGACTCTtccatccaattaaccagcaaaaagccagaagtggaggtgtgcctccacttgtacagcactagccttgagaaaaaaaaatggggaggagAACTCAAGACCCAGAGTTGGAGCCCAGAtactccccacccacccaccacacaCAGATGTTTTTCCTAGGTTCTAATTTTGCCAGGCTATGTCCCATGAGCCTCAGcgtcacatccagctttttggtggttaattggagataagagtcttatggacttttctgcctgggctggctttgaacaacaatcctcagatctcagcctcctgagtagctagaaatacaggtgtgagtcactaaccTAGCTTTTCCCacaacatttttttatttccatgatattgtccgtgtgtgtgtgtgtgtatgtgcgtgtgtgtgtgtgtgtaggtaagtactggggcttgaactcaggaactgagcactgtcccttagctttttcactcaaggctaatattctagcacttcagccacaacaccaatttggctttttttacagtgatcaattggagataagcatttcatggactttcctcctagACTTGCTTAAAAccaggatccccagatctcagtctccagagtagatgGAATTATAgcagtgaaccactggtgcccagtttgtttttttttatttattttaaattttatttattaattgaagacaatttttttgacaaggtgttgtgcaaaaagggtacagttacatagtagggcagtgtgtacatttcttgtgatatcttatgccctgtttttctatcccttctctaggtcaggtagacatatatacaatatacaatgtatcaagaacatatacagtagccatgtggcctggtgcccagtttttttgtttttgtttttttttttttttttttttttggccagtcctgggccttggactcagggcctgagcactgtccctggcttctttttgctcaaggctagcactctgccacttgagccacagcgccacttctggccgttttctgtatatgtggtgctggggaatcgaacccagggcctcatgtatatgaggcaagcactcttgccactaggccatatccccagctctggtgCCCAGTTTTAATATTGCCTgtttctgtggtttgaactccCAGTCCCTTTACTTCTCTAGAGTCAAGGTCTCAGCATGTAgcccagactgcctttgaactccCCTTCTTCTGCATTGTATCATCCCCTTGAAAACTGGATTAAtaaattgttgtgttttttaaatttttgcttatgtgatactgaggagttaaacccagggcctcatgcatgctaggcaagcaactaagccaccttcctagccctttttttttttttttttttaatgcaaggtGTTGGTATGTTGTCTATGCTGATCTCAAACTCAAATTGCTGTGCTCAAGTCATAATCCTGCTCCCATTCTAACCTCACAGTCTGGCATTTGCAAAGACCTGGAACCAAACTCCTATAGTTTCTGAGGGTGAAGAGTCAGGGCATTgtagaaagtttatttgaaacttttttctctctctggttctgttttcattctttttcttttcttttctttttttttttttttttggtaggtcatgaTGAAAGCACCAGCCCAGAAAACCACGCAGACACTAAGTCATATACAGCAAAATTTAATGTCAGCAAGGGAACAGGCTGTCCCTCTTGAGCAGGATGCAGCAGCTTGTATTTGTGCAAGAGGGTACCTTTATAAGGCAAGGGGACTGGTTTGTGTGAGATGTGGAGTATGTGAGAGCCAAGCAATCCATTGTGGTGGGCTAAGATTTATGATTGCCACTGTATAAACAGGAAATTGCTGTAAGAGAGCTAGTTGTTGCCTTTTATGGGTATAGCTAGCCAGAGGGGGATGTTATCTTAAGGGAATTTGCCCTTAGGAGTTGCAGCTGCCTGCTCCAAATGGCCCTGTGTCAGCCACATCAAAGGAAAGGCCATACTTTATTATAAGTCTGGAGATGAAGAGTTTCATGAGATAGAGGAGATCAGGCTAatacatggggcttgaactcaggtcatggatgctgaccttgagctcttctgctctaggctagcactctaccactttgagccacagcaccacttctggttttatggtagttaattggaggtaaaagtttcatggactttcctgcccaggctggctttgatactCAGATCCCAGcacccagagtagctaggattacagcctgcACCACAGCACCTGACTTCTCTATGGTTCTTAACTTTACACAGAATCACTTAAtaccatgtattttattttagcatttgctgttctttttattatttgtttagcaTTGGCATCATTTAAAAGTGGTCAAAATAAATTCCTAAAAGGTATACTCTGatgccgggcaccagtggttcacgcctagctactcagaagcctgagatccgaagatcatggttcaaagccattctagtcaggaaagtccaggagaatcttatctccaattatccaccagaaaaccagaagtgacgctatggatcaagtggtagaatgctagacttgagctgaagagctcagggacagtgcccagacctagagttcaagccccatcaccaacaaaggggaaaaaaaggtacaCTCTGGAAATGGTAGCCCTTCTGTACAtccccttaataataacaataaaaaatgtaaaaagatacATTctgggactggaaatgtggcttaatggtagtgcttgcctagcatgaatgaagtcctgggttcaattcctcagtgccccatacacaggaaaagccagaaatggtgcccgtggctcaagtgatacagtgccagccctgagcacagagaggctcggggaccaagtccaggccctgagttcaagccccaggactggcaaaaaaaagaaaagaaacattctgagaaaaacatTGCTTCTCGCATCTTATTCCTTCATGTAGCACATACTCCTATATGGGTTGCCATTTTCAATAGTTTGTGTTCTATTCTGTTTATTGAAAGGTAGGAAGGCAAATATGTACACACATCTCAAACATCTCTTCTTTTCAGTTAGGAAGACATGTGTTCAGTAGAGTAACTATCCCCCACTTGCTGTCCTCAGAGGCAGAGCTCTTGCAATTTCACATTGGAAGTGTGCTACCCTTGCTGGCTACTGTCTCTCTGGCTTTGGAAATTAAAGATAGTCACAACTACAGATGCTACTAACTGCTAGATGGCAGAATCTCCACAAGCCCTAAATACTGGACTCCTGTCTAAGACCAGATCCTTGACAAGCCCACATCAAACCCCTAATTCCCAATGCCAACAACTCTGACAGGCAGACAAGCTTTTTTCCTCATTGACAGGTCActatggaggaagaggagtctTTGTACATGCAGCTTGATCTGGGGATGTTTTTGCCTGCTCAGATCATTCCAGGCATTTACTTTTATAGATGCTACTACAACAGCCATTATTCTTGGAGGAAATAGTGTTCTCCCAAATAGTGATTCCAAGAACCACATCTCCCTATTTACAACTTTATTACTGCCAAATGTTACGTGGCCATATAGCTTTCCTGCTATGGAGAATTAgggtttttaaattattattatttacttttattgtcaaggtgatgtacagaggggttacaattacatatgtaaggtagtgattacatttcttgtcaaacttgttaaccttctccctcattttttcccaccttccctcccccccaatcccCTCCtcaggttttttcttttctttttttttttcttttttggccagtcctggggcttgaactcagagcctgagcactgtccctggcttcttcttgctcaaggctagcactctgctacttgagccacagtgccacttctggccattttctgtatatgtggtgctggggaatcgaacctagggcctcatgtatacaaggcaagcactcttgccactaggccatatccccagcccctcctcaggttttttcttatgtatttctttttttctttttctcattgacTTGTGGGAGTTGTTTCCTAAATTGCAGGAACGCCAACCTGGGCCTACTGACCTAGAGTTACTTATAGCTCTAAAATCACCTTTTCACTGTTTACATTCCATGTGCTATCCAAACTGGAGGTTATTTTCCTGTACCTTCTCACACACACTGGGACCAGCCCAATGCAGGGACTTAGTTTTTCCAATTGCTTTAAAACCCAggatgctacacacacacacatacacatacacacacacacacacacacacacacacacacacatctcaaggCTGATATATGGTTCAGtgtgcaaagctctgggttctataaCTACACtgaaatcaaagcaaaacaatataaaacaagctgggcaccagtggctcacacctataatcctagctactcaggaggctgagatctcaggatcgccattcaaagccagccagaacaggaaagtttgtgagacacttaactccaattaaccaccaaaaagccctaagtaggggctgggaatatggcctagtggcaagagtgcttgcctcgtatacatgaagcccaggtttgattcccaagcaccacatatatagaagatggccagaagtagtgctgtgcctcaaatggtagagcactagccttgagcataaagaagccaggaacagtgctcaggccctgactacaagccccaggaccagtaaagcAAAATCAAAACCAACCCCAGAAGAGCACTAATGGTGTGTCCTATGATGCCCAGAGTTAAGTGAAAAACCTCACCTGGGGCCTACAGGGTTTGGTTCCATCTCAAGTATCACCTGTGCCACTCTTTGGATCCTGCTCTGCCTCAGAAGTCTCCCCAGACTTCTGCCCACACTCGACTATCCTGTATCATAGGACCTCTGCTACACCATGCCACAGCACAAGCTGCAACCTAGCAGTGGCCTCAGAAAGGTCTCCCAAATATCAGATTTGCTGTCATTTTCCTGTGGCAAACTCTGCTCCCCTGTATCCTCTGATACAGTGTGTTCAGCGTCCACCCAGCTGGAGGACTATATGCCCCATGAGAGGAGTCCTGGCTCCTACACAAAAGTAGGCATTCAGGAGCTGCAAATAAAGACATGGttaggctagaaatgtggcttagtggaagagtgcttgcatgaagcactgggtttgattctttagtagtacaaacagaaaaagcgggaagtggtgctgaggctcaagtggcagagtgctagccttgagcaaaaatagctcagggacagtgtccaggccatgagttcagtccccgagactagcaaaaataaatttatttatttatttttcccagtcctggggcttgaactcagggcctgagcactgtccctggcttctttttgctcaaggctagcactctgccacttgagccacagtgccacttctggctttttctatatatgcggtgctaaggaatcgaacccagggcttcatgtatacgagtcaagcactcttgccattaggacatatttccagcccccaaaatagataaatttaaaaaatgaaataaactgggAAGCTCTTTTGGTCCCTGGGTAGAGTAAGAGCACCAGCCGGAAGCACAGACAGCTAACCTAaggtccagccttgagcaacaaatgcCATTGCATGCTCCTCTGCATTGGTGGTAGACAGGTATTCTAGAGCAGGGGTACTAGTGGGCACTGACCAGACCTCTGACCCAGTCTCATCATTCCCTAACCCCTTGCAGAAGGCAGTGTGTACCAATAAAAAATGGTCATCCAATTCAgatattggtggttcatgcctagctactcaggaggctgaaaattgtggttcaatgccagctcagacaagaaaagctgtgaaactcttatgtcaAATTAAACacctgaaaaaaaatggaagtggaactgtggctcaaagtggtagagcactagccttgagcacaaaagcttaagagCTCTATTGCCAAAAAACAAAGTCATCCAGCTTAAGAGTACTATGTCCATGGGATGAGATATGGCTGGAAGTACTGCTGTGGGTCTGGGGAATACATGTGAGTGCTTCTGCCAGGGACATTAAAACATGTTTTTGTACATTCTCACAAACCCTACTGTACTGCACATTTTCAGAGAAACAAATTAACTTTGAGTTTCAGGGAAGCAAAAATGTGGACTCCAGGGTGACTTTAAAACCCATCatgaggaaaaactgagagagcaagggaaaggttgatacttttcaaaaagaaatgtactctttacaggccttatgtaactgtaactgtatgTACTCTTTACAGGCCTTatgtccctctgtacatcacctttattcaaagaaagacatttaaagaaaaaaataacccatCATGAGGCAGGCACAAGTGGTTTATGTCTATCATTATAGTTACTGAGAAGATttgaggactgaaattcaaagccagcccagacaagtctgagactctttagtctatgttcaattaacccaacaagtcaggcactggtggctcatgcctgtaatcttagccactcaggaagctgaggatcatagtttgaacccagcccatacaggaaattccatgagactcttatctccaagtagtcaCCAAAgatctggaagtagaactgtggttcaaatggtagagcaaaaactcaagagacagtgtctaggccttgagttcaagccccaggactggcaccatccccaaatatgtgtgtgtgtgtgtgtgtgtgtgtgcatatatgtatacatacacacattcacacacacatacatacacattcctACACATGAATACTCATTcagcagttgcttagtaaatgctttgtaaataaaccctagtaccaacacatatGGACGAAAAGGGGTTAAGTGACCCCTTATTTGTATCAAGATAAGATGTGagatgtatgtacacacacacacacacacacacacacacacaaatgtgactCTACAGAACTTAtttaagagaaggggaaaggggcaCAGAAAAAGAGCAGGaattgtgggagaattaatttctctgaccagaGGAAGACAGCCTCGGCAGTCACTTCAATGCCGTTTCAGCATACTGACAGGCTCCTGGAAACATATTCCCAgctagaagtttctttgtgtctgtggacCAAAGGATGCCGCCTtttgtcaggagaatctccccttcccccatacaaagtctccctgaggagactggtttgcacagctgcctttagtgatagTTACTCATTATAGATAGGATAGCTTCTTCTTAGCAAATAGCAAATTCCCTTCTCAATAATCAGGATAGTTTCTTCCCATAGTAAACAGAGAAGTCTCCTCTAGGTGCATAGAGCCCTGGTCAAGGTCCAgagcaaatagtagctaggtagtaaatagtttggccctaaataagtaaactctcttcAAAGCAGTAACattttgtagtagataaacttctatgttagtgtccttcctcccagaaatggcgttcctcaaattcttgtagttataatggataatatgctgtgttaacctttaCCCTGAAACTTGTAAGctgatttctaatgatatatgCTGTTAGTTAACCTTTGCCCTGAAAATTGTGAGttgatttctaatgatatataaaccctggccctcctgaaataaagtatgcattggttcacttgccttgcatcccccatttcctgactacggttgcagttccCGGGTCCAACAAGGAATAATTTttaaggtacttttttttttttttttttttttttttggtactcatcctacggcttgaactcggaacctgggtgctatctctgagcttttgtgctcaaggctagtgacctaccactttgagcgacagctccatttgctggagataagagtcttacagggcaGACACTGCTGgatcacgtctgtaatcctagctacacaggaggctgagatctaaggatcgcggttcaaagccagccagggtaggaaagtctgttagactcctaGCTGCAATTAACCACGagcaaactggaagtagaactcaagtggtagagtgctaaccttaagcaaaagagttcagggacagtgccatggccacaagttcaagctccacaacaacaaaaaagtctcacagactttgagctgtgatcctcagatctcagcccactgagtagctaggattataggtgagtgaccaatgcctggctaaaatacattttaattatgcatatctcaatgaaagctgttgaacTATAGTAGGGATTGGGAatcaggaaaaagagaaagcaacaaaaaagcatatttaaagcaaaatataATATGTGCACATATGAAATACCAAGGTGAAACCCCTtggtagtgttttttgttttttttttttgtcagccctagactctgtccctgagcttttgtgctcaaggctagtgacatAACACTTTTAGTCACAGCtctactaggtttttttttttttgaggggtgggggttggtcatggggcttgaattcgacctggatgctctccctgagctcttcagctcaagtctggcgctctaccacttgagccacagtgccattctggttttctggtagataactgaagataagagtctcatggaagagttgggaatatggcagagtgcttgccttacatacatgaagccctggattcagttcctcaacaacatatatatagaaaaagccagaagtggtgctgtggctcaagtggtagagtgctagctttgagcaaaaagaagccagggacagtgctcaggccctgagttcaagccccaagcctggcgcaaaaaaaaaaaaaaaaaaaaaaaagagtctcatggacctgcctgggctggctttagatcatgatcctcagatctcaatgtcctgaatagccaggattacaggtgtgagccactggctctcttGGTGTAATTTTAATAactgaaaaaaggaaattaaaacaagcTGTGAGTATGGTTGGAGCAGttctttgcatgtatgaaaacagaacatgaAACTTACTGACATTATTTTAAAGGGTAGGAAAATAATGGGATAAGACTGGAATATATTTGTACTGGAGctattacaataaaatgaaatcccctttgtacaactagcaAATGttaatacaaaacaacaacaaaaaaagctagatgtcaatggatcatgcctataaccctagttaccAGGAGGCTGAAAAacaatagttcaaagctagcccaagcagaaaaatctgcaagattctatccccaactaaccagcaaaagacagactagaggtgtagctcaagtggtgagtACCagcaatgagagaaaaagacaagcaagacctcatgaccctgagttcaaaacaagcTACCAAGACACCCACACCCATACCCACACTCAAAAGGGGTCAAGTGAAACAAGTAAACTATGCAGTAAACTATGCATTCCACTTCTAAACACTAGCTCCTTattgttctccctcccctccctccattttcttgttggttgtgtggcttgaacttagggtctgggcacagtccctgagctttttgtgctcaaggctagtggtctaccactttgaaccacaccttcatcttttcccttttctaatGGTACTTGACTTCAAACTCAGGGCTCATGACTGTGAAGGAGGCAgtgtatcatttgagccatggcccCCAGCACTACGATTTCTCTATTGGTGAAGACATTCTGAACAGCTGATCCCAATGCAATTATTCTGGGTGACGTAACCTGACGTCTAACAGGGCTCATAGGCACCTTCTTTGCCTGCTCATCAGTTTCAGGAGCCAGTCCTGTAAACACAGAATATAGGTTGTTCCTT containing:
- the Commd5 gene encoding COMM domain-containing protein 5 isoform X1; this encodes MLRDQSPSSRQLHFGLTPWADQGRDSRMSALGAAAPYLHHPADSHIGQASFLGPQLPPEVAAMTRIMEDLDRITFKRLLKLVVSSLQGEDCREAIQHLSASASFPEERLSLLLAGTYTILQQALRLPPTSLKVDIFKDQLQELGIPSDLVGDLASVVFGGQRPLLDSVAQQQGAWLPHISSFRWRVDVAISTSALARSLQPSVLIQLKLSDGSAYRLEVPTAKFQELRYSVALVLKEVVELEKKCDRKLQD
- the Commd5 gene encoding COMM domain-containing protein 5 isoform X2 — its product is MSALGAAAPYLHHPADSHIGQASFLGPQLPPEVAAMTRIMEDLDRITFKRLLKLVVSSLQGEDCREAIQHLSASASFPEERLSLLLAGTYTILQQALRLPPTSLKVDIFKDQLQELGIPSDLVGDLASVVFGGQRPLLDSVAQQQGAWLPHISSFRWRVDVAISTSALARSLQPSVLIQLKLSDGSAYRLEVPTAKFQELRYSVALVLKEVVELEKKCDRKLQD